One Leptospira wolbachii serovar Codice str. CDC genomic region harbors:
- a CDS encoding VOC family protein, protein MIIVEGIGHVSIPVSQLDTSIDFYRDIFDFEVETKKATEAILSLDSFRIRLVVAEVSDRSLPTLSFVMDVDDFTEAISELEEKNVKIIKGPEGTDSGECLTFADPSQNLIEIFYSN, encoded by the coding sequence ATGATTATTGTAGAAGGCATTGGCCACGTCAGTATCCCCGTCTCCCAACTCGACACCTCTATCGATTTTTACCGGGACATTTTTGACTTCGAAGTGGAGACAAAGAAGGCTACTGAGGCAATTCTTTCTCTGGATTCCTTTCGTATACGATTGGTTGTCGCAGAAGTTTCAGACAGATCTCTCCCAACCTTAAGTTTTGTGATGGATGTGGATGATTTCACAGAAGCCATCAGCGAACTGGAAGAAAAGAACGTTAAGATCATTAAAGGGCCAGAAGGAACCGATTCTGGAGAGTGTCTTACGTTTGCAGATCCAAGCCAAAATTTAATAGAGATCTTTTACTCAAATTAA
- a CDS encoding cyclic nucleotide-binding domain-containing protein: MSKCFLGTSLYEACPPSCRHTFAKQDVDEDCIAKNKLESFLQDKVTFKIGFSAFSQIPAKTLEKFLWTSKDNLELISYFLYIGEPTLVREIIESFSNHTLSYLFKCDFENYMNIRDSIKREKSIKHMFDIRSFKYWTFVSYLRICDLIQYFVRYLKEPEYACQFIVILPSEIVSNLNKYTGLDFEEEKSLYNALGDSIYELPLQSPKIYEHIMQLFVDDPEVSIILSTMEGLIHRQKLILETSEKLISYIGEHRIDKNFQFIFSEMAGMEIGTASEILNQLLEKKMITVSQKTMIIDFLETGKLEL; this comes from the coding sequence ATGTCAAAATGTTTCCTCGGTACATCCTTATATGAAGCCTGTCCACCTAGTTGCAGGCATACATTCGCAAAACAAGACGTAGATGAAGATTGTATTGCAAAAAATAAACTCGAGTCATTTTTACAAGATAAAGTTACATTTAAAATTGGATTCTCAGCTTTTTCCCAAATTCCAGCAAAAACTTTAGAAAAGTTCCTTTGGACTTCTAAAGACAATTTAGAATTAATCTCCTATTTTCTCTACATCGGAGAACCAACACTCGTTCGAGAAATTATTGAGTCCTTTTCCAACCACACTTTGAGTTATCTTTTCAAATGTGATTTTGAAAATTACATGAACATCAGAGACTCTATCAAAAGAGAAAAGTCCATCAAACACATGTTTGACATTAGAAGTTTCAAGTATTGGACTTTTGTTAGTTATTTACGCATTTGCGATCTAATTCAGTATTTTGTTCGGTACCTAAAAGAACCAGAATATGCCTGTCAATTTATCGTCATTTTGCCATCAGAAATTGTATCAAACCTTAACAAATATACTGGTTTGGATTTTGAAGAAGAAAAATCTTTATACAATGCACTTGGAGATTCGATCTACGAATTACCGTTGCAGTCTCCAAAAATCTACGAACATATAATGCAATTGTTTGTGGATGATCCCGAAGTTTCGATCATACTTTCCACAATGGAAGGGCTCATTCATAGGCAGAAATTGATTCTAGAAACTAGCGAAAAACTAATTTCCTATATTGGGGAACATAGGATTGATAAAAACTTTCAGTTTATTTTTTCTGAGATGGCTGGAATGGAAATTGGAACTGCCTCCGAAATCCTTAACCAACTATTGGAAAAAAAGATGATCACGGTATCTCAAAAAACCATGATCATCGATTTTCTTGAAACTGGAAAATTAGAATTATAG
- a CDS encoding pyridoxal phosphate-dependent aminotransferase produces MANFPFSFSNRFQLLGDLNSENKIYQTKQNLEKSGKTILDLTNSNPTKLGLEFPPGALSHILSSLDLSQYNPIAEGLESTRSSIVSEYTNRGIQTKTSDLILTASTSEAYSYIFKLFTNPGDEVLTPNPGYPLFSFLIGLENLKEVHYPLKEDPDTGKWIYSAETIANCVSTKTKLIVLVSPANPTGSRTTASFWKEWEELGIKIPILLDEVFVGYEFSGEAHQIPDAPNFPLLVCNGFSKMLALPQLKLGWILNKSPDFYRKEMQKNLGFVADTYLSVNSPVQLATPELIPWKSMIQNRIRTRIMRNFAECNLFLEDNSKIKNKTIVEAGWYFLFELDLEIKDEDLVLEILLKSEVFVHPGSWYGFSHNRCILVISLISEEETLINGLKALQSYLK; encoded by the coding sequence TTGGCTAATTTCCCATTTTCATTTTCCAATCGTTTTCAGTTATTAGGTGATTTAAACTCAGAAAATAAAATCTACCAAACAAAACAAAACCTGGAAAAATCAGGAAAAACAATTTTGGATCTCACCAATTCCAATCCTACAAAACTAGGATTGGAATTCCCGCCGGGTGCTTTGTCTCATATACTTTCCAGTTTGGACCTCAGCCAGTATAATCCAATTGCCGAAGGATTAGAATCCACAAGGAGTTCCATTGTTTCCGAATATACAAATAGGGGAATCCAAACCAAAACATCTGATTTGATTCTAACAGCCAGTACTTCGGAAGCCTATTCTTACATTTTTAAACTATTTACAAATCCAGGGGATGAGGTTTTAACACCAAACCCTGGTTATCCGTTATTTAGCTTCCTGATTGGACTTGAAAATCTTAAGGAAGTCCACTACCCACTAAAGGAAGATCCGGATACGGGAAAATGGATTTATTCTGCAGAAACCATTGCCAATTGTGTGAGCACAAAAACAAAATTGATTGTTCTCGTCAGTCCCGCAAATCCCACAGGATCTAGAACCACAGCTAGTTTTTGGAAAGAATGGGAGGAACTGGGAATCAAAATTCCAATCCTCTTAGATGAAGTTTTTGTCGGTTATGAATTTTCTGGAGAGGCTCATCAGATTCCTGATGCACCTAATTTCCCTCTATTGGTCTGTAATGGATTTTCTAAAATGTTGGCTCTTCCTCAGCTCAAACTGGGATGGATCCTAAACAAAAGCCCGGATTTTTACCGAAAAGAAATGCAAAAAAATTTGGGATTCGTTGCCGACACATACCTTTCTGTCAATTCTCCTGTCCAACTTGCGACCCCTGAACTCATCCCCTGGAAATCAATGATCCAAAATCGCATTCGAACAAGAATTATGCGAAACTTTGCTGAATGTAATTTATTTTTAGAAGATAACTCAAAAATCAAAAACAAAACGATCGTCGAAGCTGGGTGGTATTTTTTATTTGAATTGGATTTGGAAATAAAAGATGAAGATCTGGTTTTGGAAATTTTATTAAAATCCGAGGTATTTGTACATCCTGGATCTTGGTATGGTTTTTCGCATAACCGCTGTATATTGGTTATTAGTTTAATTTCCGAGGAAGAAACTTTAATAAATGGTTTAAAGGCACTTCAATCCTATCTTAAATAA
- a CDS encoding SDR family NAD(P)-dependent oxidoreductase has product MKYALITGASTGLGKDFALTLAKKGYTPVLVARSADRLKALATEIKTKYGLQSVVIAQDLAKPKSAEAVYKAVKKLKLSIHCLVNNAGFGINGEFHKNSFEKEAELIQLNVTTLSELCHLFLQDMVAAKDGYILNVASTAAFQPGPLMSSYYASKAYVLSLSEGLAEEVRDYGVTVTCVCPGPTQTEFFERANMTKINLVKSSFLIMKSQDVVDIGLDALFGKKVVKITGFFNFLLAQSVRFSPRFLVRLIAKYLHQAG; this is encoded by the coding sequence ATGAAATATGCTCTAATTACTGGCGCTTCCACAGGACTCGGAAAAGATTTTGCTCTGACTTTGGCTAAAAAGGGTTATACTCCTGTTTTAGTCGCTCGCAGTGCTGATCGGTTAAAGGCACTTGCCACAGAAATCAAAACCAAATACGGATTACAAAGTGTAGTCATAGCCCAAGACTTGGCCAAACCCAAATCGGCAGAAGCTGTATACAAAGCAGTCAAAAAACTAAAGTTATCCATTCACTGTTTAGTGAACAATGCAGGTTTTGGTATCAATGGCGAATTCCATAAAAATTCCTTTGAGAAAGAAGCAGAGTTGATCCAACTGAATGTCACTACCCTTTCAGAACTTTGCCATTTGTTTTTGCAAGATATGGTGGCAGCTAAAGACGGTTATATCTTAAACGTTGCCTCCACTGCGGCCTTCCAACCTGGACCACTGATGTCAAGCTACTATGCTTCAAAAGCGTATGTTCTTTCCTTAAGTGAAGGACTTGCCGAAGAAGTAAGAGATTATGGTGTAACAGTAACATGCGTTTGTCCAGGACCAACACAAACGGAATTTTTTGAAAGAGCCAATATGACTAAAATCAATCTAGTAAAGTCATCTTTTCTCATTATGAAATCACAGGATGTAGTGGATATTGGACTTGATGCGCTGTTTGGAAAAAAGGTCGTAAAAATTACAGGATTCTTTAATTTCCTTTTAGCACAGTCGGTTCGATTTTCTCCAAGGTTTCTCGTTCGTTTGATTGCTAAATACTTACACCAAGCAGGATGA
- a CDS encoding DUF3347 domain-containing protein, with the protein MNSNSNSGKKNQNMNVFRILLIVLAIFALSCKEEVVPFTPAHENLAAKLLSENQILLEEYLKDNPKPNWKVFSETLDALGASGHPKFKAWAETLHPLLPTDGTDLETSYEKISKIQEILIQIKTEVPNQTKYNRFYCPMVDKFWLMTGREVKNPYAPEMRDCGELIQ; encoded by the coding sequence TTGAATTCCAATTCCAACTCAGGAAAAAAGAATCAAAATATGAATGTATTTCGGATATTACTCATCGTTTTAGCCATTTTTGCCCTTTCTTGCAAGGAAGAGGTCGTTCCTTTTACACCTGCCCATGAAAACCTAGCGGCAAAACTCCTATCAGAGAACCAAATCCTTCTCGAAGAGTATCTAAAAGACAATCCCAAACCAAATTGGAAAGTTTTTTCGGAAACTCTTGATGCATTGGGAGCGAGTGGACATCCAAAATTTAAGGCCTGGGCAGAAACTCTTCACCCACTCCTTCCAACCGATGGGACCGATTTAGAAACTAGCTATGAGAAAATTTCTAAAATTCAGGAAATATTGATCCAAATCAAAACAGAAGTGCCAAACCAAACTAAGTACAATCGATTTTACTGTCCTATGGTTGATAAATTTTGGTTAATGACAGGTAGAGAAGTAAAAAATCCTTATGCTCCAGAAATGAGAGACTGCGGAGAATTAATTCAATAG
- a CDS encoding LIC_11321 family protein, giving the protein MADSRQELPPTLGDLKGQDKSVRQPPDRKDKKGCCKIKYPAGGYDFFLATEEDCRTSLYFDRFLGENNTLCFRWEGE; this is encoded by the coding sequence ATGGCTGACTCTAGACAAGAATTACCTCCGACTCTCGGAGATTTAAAGGGTCAAGATAAGTCAGTACGTCAACCTCCCGATCGAAAGGACAAAAAGGGGTGTTGCAAAATTAAATATCCGGCCGGTGGATATGATTTCTTTCTAGCGACTGAAGAAGATTGTCGCACCAGTTTATATTTTGACAGATTTTTAGGAGAGAATAATACTCTATGCTTTCGGTGGGAAGGGGAATAG
- a CDS encoding YjgN family protein — protein sequence MNNTRLQYHATGGQLFILLLKNMFLTVVTLGIYSFWARTNVQKFMAENLEWAGERFSFHGTGKERFIGFLKALGIFIVLYIGIYIIQTILAYIPIPYFGMIVGYLLTLGVVLALVPIIVVGGRKYLTSRTGYRNLRFGFDGKILEVAKLYGKGILLTIITLGIYYPWFFAEKEAYIQSKTRYGNTNFGFSAEGKEIFFLYLKGFLLSIVTLGIYYSWFLADIQNYIWNRTSFQGKKFRSDITGGKIFVNFLIAYLIILFTLGIGFAWAVVRLTKLFIESVSLEAEVDFSTISAQPDATANATAEGLEALAETLEAFLS from the coding sequence ATGAACAATACAAGACTACAATACCATGCAACGGGAGGGCAGCTCTTCATCCTTTTACTGAAGAACATGTTTCTTACCGTAGTAACTTTGGGGATATATAGCTTCTGGGCCAGAACCAATGTGCAAAAGTTTATGGCAGAAAATTTAGAATGGGCAGGAGAACGATTTTCCTTCCACGGAACGGGAAAAGAGCGATTCATCGGTTTCCTCAAGGCTTTAGGTATTTTCATAGTATTATATATTGGAATCTATATCATCCAGACCATCCTTGCTTACATTCCTATCCCTTACTTCGGAATGATTGTAGGGTATCTCCTGACATTAGGGGTGGTTCTTGCATTGGTTCCCATCATCGTGGTTGGTGGCAGAAAATATCTTACGTCACGTACTGGCTACCGTAACCTTCGTTTTGGTTTCGATGGAAAGATTTTAGAAGTAGCAAAACTTTATGGAAAAGGTATCCTATTAACAATCATTACACTAGGAATTTATTACCCTTGGTTCTTCGCAGAAAAAGAAGCTTACATACAAAGTAAAACAAGATATGGAAATACAAATTTCGGATTCTCAGCAGAAGGTAAGGAAATCTTTTTCCTCTATTTAAAAGGATTTCTTCTTAGCATCGTAACTCTTGGAATCTACTATTCTTGGTTTTTGGCAGATATCCAAAATTACATTTGGAACAGAACCAGTTTCCAAGGCAAAAAATTCCGTTCGGATATCACAGGTGGGAAGATTTTTGTTAATTTTCTCATCGCTTATTTGATAATCCTATTTACTTTAGGAATTGGATTTGCTTGGGCTGTAGTCCGATTGACCAAACTCTTTATAGAGTCGGTTAGTTTGGAGGCAGAGGTTGATTTCTCTACCATTTCAGCACAACCAGATGCAACAGCGAATGCTACCGCGGAAGGTTTGGAAGCACTTGCGGAAACTTTAGAAGCCTTCCTATCATAA
- a CDS encoding M48 family metallopeptidase translates to MFQNQTFTSRYFDGVSAVPEEGTVLIHGQVIDFSSADTAHKLSVSQFSEFTLTHKGCKLVLRPDEVKESPVLEIICSKEDAKKLESLWIQTKKSQSHAHAFFYSIREMNPLVLGILSILIVSVIGFFYFKGLELVTNFIPVSMDKSLGESVQMKMDAQFQECNTKATDRFFTEALKKIVPKGSPHQFKVSVIGSTIPNAFTLSNGKIYFFSGLLNDAESQEEVIGVLAHEIAHVEKRHHMRNLVKAGGTSLAISLLVGPGLGNMEFLETFTELGSTILVLKFSRDFETEADITSIEYLKSQNLSTSGLLTFFQRMQELEKETLESEDKPQDANAKNDEVVTKSLTDFLSTHPATEERMKALKTLIQSDKKGSVRKIVSDKTWKEVQSVCLDFKNSDSK, encoded by the coding sequence TTGTTTCAAAACCAAACATTTACATCCCGATATTTTGACGGAGTATCAGCGGTCCCCGAAGAAGGGACCGTACTGATCCACGGACAAGTCATCGATTTTTCTTCCGCAGATACGGCGCATAAACTCAGCGTATCTCAATTTTCTGAATTCACTTTGACGCATAAAGGTTGTAAGCTGGTATTAAGACCTGACGAAGTGAAAGAAAGCCCTGTTTTGGAAATTATCTGCTCCAAAGAGGACGCAAAAAAACTAGAATCCCTTTGGATACAGACAAAAAAATCTCAAAGTCATGCGCATGCTTTTTTCTATTCTATTCGAGAAATGAATCCCCTGGTGTTAGGAATTCTTTCCATTCTTATCGTTTCCGTAATTGGTTTTTTTTATTTTAAAGGATTGGAATTGGTTACCAACTTTATCCCTGTTTCTATGGACAAATCACTCGGTGAGTCGGTTCAAATGAAAATGGATGCTCAATTTCAAGAATGTAATACTAAGGCAACAGATAGATTCTTTACAGAAGCCCTAAAAAAAATTGTACCGAAAGGCAGCCCACACCAATTCAAAGTCTCTGTGATTGGCTCCACTATTCCCAATGCCTTCACACTCTCAAACGGAAAGATTTATTTTTTCTCTGGATTGTTAAACGATGCCGAATCACAAGAGGAAGTTATAGGAGTTTTAGCACACGAAATTGCACATGTGGAAAAAAGACACCACATGAGAAATTTAGTTAAGGCAGGAGGCACTTCACTTGCCATCAGTTTATTAGTTGGTCCAGGCCTAGGAAATATGGAATTTTTGGAGACGTTTACCGAGCTTGGATCCACAATCCTTGTTCTAAAATTTTCTAGGGATTTTGAAACAGAAGCTGACATCACTTCTATCGAATACTTAAAAAGTCAAAATCTTTCAACTTCTGGACTCCTCACCTTTTTCCAACGAATGCAAGAATTAGAAAAAGAAACTTTGGAATCCGAAGACAAACCACAGGACGCCAATGCCAAAAACGACGAAGTGGTAACGAAATCGCTGACTGATTTTTTAAGTACACATCCAGCGACAGAGGAACGAATGAAGGCACTTAAAACTTTGATTCAGTCGGACAAAAAAGGTTCCGTCAGAAAAATTGTATCTGATAAAACATGGAAAGAAGTTCAATCTGTTTGTTTAGATTTTAAAAATTCTGATTCTAAGTGA
- a CDS encoding patatin-like phospholipase family protein, whose product MLSVGRGIEFVDFMGVREQVLQTLVKIFPSYDASLAIAGGGCKAFYALGVGKTLREWGVRFTEVSGVSAGAAMALCILSQTEEESVEYFEEITKRNSRNFHFSNFLRGESTFPHEDMYRRTIRFGMKFDKVLESGSKIWIHSVKAHPKEDSLKNKFRLARLISETGRAFILDDRDRSDGIPANRTAEMIKKWNMVDVDFTEKDFVNSETIEQFIMNSSSIPPIVDFQSVDDEYYLDGGLTNNMMIEAFSPNAKIIGIHYEPNTIVGKDPELLAKSYLITPSKPLPITSFDYTNPKGVRETFELGKADALAQKTAILDYLR is encoded by the coding sequence ATGCTTTCGGTGGGAAGGGGAATAGAATTTGTCGATTTTATGGGCGTTCGAGAACAAGTTTTACAAACACTAGTCAAAATTTTTCCTTCTTATGATGCTTCTCTTGCAATTGCGGGTGGGGGCTGTAAGGCTTTTTATGCTTTAGGAGTTGGAAAAACCCTTCGGGAATGGGGAGTTCGTTTTACAGAAGTTTCCGGAGTATCAGCAGGCGCTGCTATGGCACTTTGTATCCTCTCACAAACTGAAGAAGAATCCGTAGAATATTTTGAAGAAATCACAAAACGTAATTCGCGTAACTTTCATTTTTCGAATTTCCTCCGGGGAGAATCCACCTTTCCCCATGAAGATATGTATCGGCGGACCATCCGCTTTGGAATGAAGTTTGATAAGGTTTTGGAATCTGGTTCCAAAATTTGGATTCACTCCGTAAAGGCCCATCCGAAAGAAGACTCTCTAAAAAATAAGTTCCGTTTAGCGAGGTTAATCTCTGAAACAGGTCGGGCATTTATTTTGGACGATAGGGATCGGTCGGATGGAATTCCTGCGAACAGAACCGCTGAGATGATCAAAAAATGGAATATGGTGGATGTGGATTTTACAGAGAAGGACTTTGTAAATTCAGAAACCATAGAACAATTCATAATGAATTCTTCCTCCATTCCACCCATTGTGGACTTTCAATCAGTGGATGATGAATATTATTTGGATGGCGGTCTGACCAATAATATGATGATTGAAGCGTTTTCGCCTAATGCCAAAATCATTGGAATCCACTATGAACCAAATACAATAGTGGGAAAAGACCCAGAACTATTGGCAAAGTCTTATTTGATCACGCCGTCTAAACCTTTACCAATTACATCTTTTGATTACACCAATCCAAAAGGAGTCAGGGAAACCTTTGAATTAGGAAAAGCTGATGCTTTGGCACAAAAAACTGCAATTCTTGATTATTTAAGATAG
- a CDS encoding MFS transporter encodes MSQPLTHPLHTIQKERAIIFILAALQFLHILDFVIMMPLGPVFMESFKIDSAAFGLLVSSYSISAGVFGLIGALFLDSYDRKMSLLVLFFGFSFGTLLCAFAPNYPFLLLARVVAGGFGGMIGATVLSIIGDIIPVFRRGTATGVVMSSFSVASVIGIPIGLSLANKFGWHFPFLSLAIAGFLILPIGYKVLPSIRYHLDSDVHPKQSQLKSLKQVITKKDHFAPFLFMVFLMFGGFTIIPFLSPFLVSNVGLAISDLPYIYFFGGLFTFFTSRFIGKLSDRYGKLKVYQIISIIAVVPIVIVVTLTKTALPVVLTVTTLFMILVSGRMVPAFAMITSAVEPRIRGSFMSVNSAIQQISSGAASYVAGLILFQTADNQLENYELVGMISVFSLLFSVYLAKKIKIAG; translated from the coding sequence ATGAGCCAACCTCTTACCCATCCGCTTCATACCATCCAAAAAGAAAGAGCCATTATCTTCATCCTTGCGGCCCTCCAATTTTTACACATTCTGGATTTTGTCATCATGATGCCTCTCGGGCCCGTATTTATGGAAAGTTTCAAAATCGATTCTGCAGCCTTTGGGTTACTAGTTTCTTCTTATTCCATCAGTGCCGGTGTATTTGGACTCATCGGAGCTTTGTTTTTAGATTCCTATGATCGTAAAATGAGTCTTCTCGTATTGTTCTTCGGATTCTCTTTTGGGACATTACTTTGTGCCTTTGCTCCCAATTACCCATTTTTGCTTTTGGCAAGAGTTGTTGCCGGGGGATTCGGGGGAATGATTGGCGCTACTGTTTTATCCATTATCGGAGATATCATTCCTGTTTTTAGAAGGGGAACTGCCACGGGTGTTGTGATGAGTTCTTTTTCTGTTGCATCGGTGATTGGAATTCCCATTGGGCTTTCCTTAGCTAATAAATTTGGATGGCACTTTCCATTTTTATCTTTGGCAATTGCTGGATTTTTGATTCTACCTATCGGTTACAAAGTATTACCATCAATTCGTTATCATTTGGATTCGGATGTTCACCCAAAACAGTCGCAACTAAAATCATTAAAACAAGTGATTACCAAAAAAGACCATTTTGCTCCTTTCCTATTTATGGTTTTTTTGATGTTTGGAGGATTTACCATCATTCCTTTCCTCAGTCCATTTCTTGTCTCTAACGTTGGTTTAGCGATCAGTGATCTTCCTTATATTTATTTCTTTGGGGGACTTTTTACTTTTTTTACTAGTAGATTCATTGGAAAACTCTCCGACAGATATGGAAAATTGAAAGTTTATCAAATCATTTCAATCATAGCAGTGGTTCCTATTGTGATTGTTGTGACTTTGACAAAAACCGCATTACCTGTGGTTCTTACCGTCACAACTTTGTTTATGATTTTGGTTTCTGGACGGATGGTGCCTGCTTTTGCAATGATTACTTCTGCAGTAGAACCAAGGATTCGTGGGAGTTTTATGTCTGTAAATTCGGCGATCCAACAGATTTCTTCTGGTGCTGCATCTTATGTTGCCGGACTCATTTTGTTCCAGACTGCCGATAATCAATTAGAGAATTATGAGCTAGTTGGAATGATTTCTGTATTTAGTTTGTTATTTAGTGTTTACCTAGCTAAAAAAATAAAAATTGCAGGGTAG